From one Lycium ferocissimum isolate CSIRO_LF1 chromosome 5, AGI_CSIRO_Lferr_CH_V1, whole genome shotgun sequence genomic stretch:
- the LOC132055298 gene encoding uncharacterized protein LOC132055298 — protein MSTTVISESAVVMNATEAQTAVTAKLTAPVIEVDFAKCDCCGLTEECTLAYIETIRQRYQGKWICGLCAEAVKDELMRCDRLINAEEALNRHLNFCKKFSSSTPPQDPTVHLIAAMRQLLRRSLDSPKSLRSMPCSPTRNSKEMQPNVLVRAESCIPTISLVDAAAAYDAMEMDQDSA, from the exons ATGTCGACGACCGTAATCAGTGAGTCAGCGGTGGTGATGAACGCTACTGAGGCACAAACTGCCGTTACCGCAAAACTAACGGCGCCGGTGATCGAGGTTGATTTCGCGAAATGCGATTGTTGCGGATTGACGGAGGAGTGTACTCTGGCTTACATAGAGACGATCCGCCAGAG GTATCAAGGTAAATGGATATGTGGATTGTGTGCGGAAGCTGTGAAGGATGAGTTGATGCGTTGCGATAGGCTAATCAACGCGGAAGAAGCCTTGAATCGTCACCTCAATTTTTGTAAGAAGTTCAGTTCATCTACTCCTCCACAGGATCCAACTGTTCACTTAATCGCTGCGATGAGGCAACTACTAAGGAGGAGCTTGGATTCACCTAAATCGCTTAGGTCGATGCCATGTAGTCCGACGAGGAACAGCAAAGAGATGCAGCCTAACGTGTTGGTTCGAGCAGAGAGTTGTATTCCTACAATCTCTTTGGTGGATGCTGCTGCTGCGTATGATGCTATGGAAATGGATCAGGATTCTGCATGA
- the LOC132055299 gene encoding uncharacterized protein LOC132055299, with protein MATATIATAAGAAALLYYTLNKKLQSAPTMDDDDDECGSSGQDHALLGVNRVSNRLIRAPATWLETIATLSETLRFTYSETLGKWPIGDLAFGISFLLKQQGNIHVSSIFCVEDSAQLKGSDIAAELKCLLHLLTVCWHFSKKPFPLFLEETGYSEESVLLQEPKAGILKPAFTILADHRSKSFLLVIRGTHSIKDTLTAATGAVVPFHHTMVHEGGVSNLVLGYAHCGMVAAARWIAKLATPCLLKALSIYPEYKLKVVGHSLGGGTAALLTYVLREQKELSTATCVAFAPAACMTWELAESGCEFITSVINGADLVPTFSTASVDDLRTEVTASAWLNDLRNQIEHTRILSTVYRSASALGSRLPSIATARAKVAGAGAILRPVSSGTQVVMKRAQSMAQAALSRPAMQLSSWSCMGPRRRPTNVQVNSEERQISCETSPGESSETFLVESEETRSTTLMDLPVSSTEGITWNTEIDQSLADGINIHNGLDPDPDDREHVAHGPEDRMTEVEMWQQLEHELYDQSEGETDVAKEIREEEEAAIAESGLSSGESSVPNTKEVHRFFPPGKIMHIVPLLSEEVDHESDSDTLSEDHNQPKDTKVGIFLTPRSLYSKIRLSQTMISDHFMPVYRRQIEKLIRDLENDVACSSQKNDDTCDRSKES; from the exons ATGGCGACAGCAACTATCGCCACTGCAGCAGGTGCTGCtgctttattatattatacgtTAAATAAGAAGTTGCAATCTGCTCCAACAatggatgatgatgacgatgaatGTGGCAGCAGTGGGCAAGATCATGCTCTACTAGGAGTTAATAGGGTTTCCAATAGACTTATACGGGCCCCTGCTACATGGTTGGAAACGATCGCAACATTGTCCGAGACTCTTAGGTTTACTTACTCAGAGACTCTGGGCAAGTGGCCTATTGGGGACTTGGCTTTTGGCATCAGTTTTCTTTTGAAGCAGCAG GGAAATATACATGTTAGTAGCATATTCTGTGTTGAAGACAGTGCCCAGTTAAAAGGTTCAGATATTGCTGCAGAGCTTAAATGCCTGTTGCACTTGTTGACAGTTTGTTGGCATTTCTCCAAAAAGCCTTTCCCATTATTCTTGGAGGAGACAGGCTATTCCGAAGAAAGTGTACTACTACAAGAACCCAAAGCTGGA ATTCTGAAGCCAGCTTTTACAATACTCGCCGACCACCGATCAAAATCTTTCCTCCTTGTAATCCGGGGAACTCATAGTATTAAAGATACTTTGACAGCTGCTACTGGTGCAGTTGTGCCTTTCCATCACACCATGGTACATGAGGGAGGAGTTAGCAATTTGGTGTTAGGCTATGCGCATTGTGGAATGGTGGCAGCTGCTCGATGGATTGCAAAACTTGCAACGCCTTGTCTTCTTAAAGCACTTAGCATTTATCCCGAATACAAACTTAAG GTTGTGGGACACTCCTTGGGTGGAGGAACTGCAGCTCTTTTAACTTATGTACTTCGTGAGCAGAAGGAACTGTCAACCGCTACTTGTGTAGCATTTGCTCCAG CTGCCTGTATGACATGGGAATTAGCTGAATCGGGGTGTGAATTTATTACCTCAGTAATCAACGGAGCCGATTTGGTGCCTACATTTTCAACTGCTTCGGTAGACGATTTGCGCACTGAG GTGACAGCATCTGCTTGGTTGAACGACCTAAGAAATCAGATTGAGCACACTAGGATCCTTAGTACTGTTTATCGTTCTGCATCAGCCCTGGGGTCTCGTCTTCCTTCAATTGCCACCGCTAGAGCTAAGGTTGCCGGTGCTGGTGCAATACTCCGGCCTGTTTCCAGTGGAACTCAG GTTGTCATGAAGAGAGCGCAAAGTATGGCCCAGGCAGCATTGTCACGACCTGCCATGCAATTGTCATCATGGTCATGCATGGGTCCCAGACGTCGACCAACAAATGTTCAGGTTAATTCTGAAGAACGGCAAATCTCCTGTGAAACTTCTCCCGGCGAAAGTTCTGAAACATTCCTTGTGGAATCCGAGGAGACCAGAAGTACGACACTGATGGATCTTCCTGTTTCTTCAACCGAGGGGATCACATGGAACACGGAAATTGATCAGTCTCTTGCAGATGGGATTAATATCCATAATGGCCTGGATCCCGATCCTGATGATAGGGAACATGTGGCCCATGGACCCGAAGACCGAATGACGGAAGTTGAGATGTGGCAACAACTAGAGCATGAACTGTATGATCAGTCTGAAGGTGAAACTGATGTTGCGAAGGAGATtagggaagaagaagaagcagccATTGCAGAGTCAGGTCTTAGCTCAGGTGAAAGCTCTGTTCCAAATACAAAGGAGGTGCACAGATTCTTTCCTCCTGGAAAGATAATGCATATAGTCCCTCTCCTCTCTGAGGAGGTCGATCATGAAAGTGACAGTGACACGTTGAGTGAGGACCATAACCAACCTAAGGATACGAAGGTTGGAATTTTTCTCACTCCTAGATCATTGTACAGTAAAATAAGGCTGTCACAAACTATGATCAGCGATCATTTCATGCCAGTTTATAGAAGGCAGATAGAGAAACTAATTAGGGACCTTGAGAATGATGTTGCTTGTTCTTCTCAAAAGAATGATGATACTTGTGACAGATCAAAGGAATCATGA